A portion of the Salmo trutta chromosome 1, fSalTru1.1, whole genome shotgun sequence genome contains these proteins:
- the LOC115194385 gene encoding peptidase M20 domain-containing protein 2 isoform X2: MAQHTTDTLVELKQKVGSCIDEAKDRLHRLSKDIWSCPELAYEERKSHDRLVKFFSEEKGWTVDSHFKLETAFRAIWGPVGGKENNNVINVGFLTEYDALPGIGHACGHNLIAEIGAAAAIGLKALVERTPDFPVPVQVTVLGTPAEEDGGGKIDLIRERAFDGMDVVFMAHPSQEDASWLPDVAEHDVVVRYRGKASHAAAYPWEGVNALDAAVLAYNNLSVLRQQLKPDWRIHGIIKHGGEKPNIIPAYTELEYYLRTPSRKDLPTIKAKAEMCFRSAAMATGCEVELEFARNAFHNVLRNPTLCGLHEVNGKALGMEFTTDEEVLKNTSGSTDFGNVSFIVPGIHPYFYIGSDALNHTEEYTVAAGDDKAQFYTLRAAKALAMTALDVLLCPELLQRAREDLKEANLKEERALRGASEAKHCGGAAQH; the protein is encoded by the exons ATGGCTCAGCACACTACAGATACGCTCGTGGAGCTAAAACAAAAAGTTGGCAGTTGTATCGACGAAGCCAAAGACAGGCTTCATCGTCTTAGTAAAGACATATGGAGTTGTCCAGAACTCGCATATGAAGAAAGAAAGTCTCACGACAGGTTAGTTAAATTTTTCTCAGAGGAGAAGGGATGGACTGTGGACAGTCATTTTAAGCTCGAGACAGCATTCCGTGCCATATGGGGACCTGTCGGTGGCAAGGAGAACAATAATGTCATAAATGTTGGTTTCTTGACTGAATACGACGCACTGCCGGGCATTGGACATGCATGTGGCCATAACCTCATTGCGGAAATAGGAGCTGCTGCAGCGATCGGATTAAAAGCTTTGGTAGAACGCACACCCGATTTCCCCGTCCCTGTACAG GTGACAGTGTTGGGAACCCCagcagaggaggatggagggggtaaaATCGACCTGATAAGGGAGAGGGCGTTTGATGGCATGGACGTGGTATTCATGGCTCATCCCTCTCAGGAGGATGCTTCCTGGCTGCCAGATGTGGCTGAACATGA TGTCGTAGTGAGATACCGTGGCAAGGCATCTCATGCTGCAGCCTATCCCTGGGAAGGGGTCAACGCGCTGGACGCTGCTGTGCTTGCCTACAATAACCTTTCAGTGCTCAGACAGCAACTCAAGCCAGACTGGAGAATCCACG GTATCATCAAGCATGGAGGGGAGAAACCCAACATCATCCCCGCCTACACAGAGCTGGAGTACTATCTCCGAACTCCCTCACGTAAAGACTTGCCCACCATCAAGGCCAAGGCTGAGATGTGTTTTAGATCCGCTGCCATGGCAACTGGCTGTGAA gttgaACTGGAGTTCGCAAGGAATGCCTTTCACAACGTCCTGCGGAATCCCACCCTGTGTGGGTTGCATGAGGTAAACGGCAAGGCTTTGGGGATGGAATTCACTACAGATGAAGAGGTCCTCAAAAACACCTCTG GCTCCACAGACTTTGGCAATGTGTCTTTTATTGTACCTGGAATCCACCCTTACTTTTACATTGGCTCAGATGCTCTAAACCACACAGAGGAATACACCGTAGCTGCTG GTGATGATAAAGCTCAGTTCTACACCCTGCGGGCGGCCAAGGCACTGGCCATGACAGCACTGGATGTGCTGCTGTGCCCAGAGCTGCtgcagagagccagagaggacTTAAAGGAGGCTAACCTAAAGGAGGAGCGGGCCCTGAGAGGGGCCTCAGAGGCCAAACATTGTGGAGGGGCAGCCCAGCACTga
- the LOC115194385 gene encoding peptidase M20 domain-containing protein 2 isoform X1 → MAQHTTDTLVELKQKVGSCIDEAKDRLHRLSKDIWSCPELAYEERKSHDRLVTFFSEEKGWTVDSHFKLETAFRAIWGPAGGKENNNVINVGFLTEYDALPGIGHACGHNLIAEIGAAAAIGLKALVERTPDFPVPVQVTVLGTPAEEDGGGKIDLIRERAFDGMDVVFMAHPSQEDASWLPDVAEHDVVVRYRGKASHAAAYPWEGVNALDAAVLAYNNLSVLRQQLKPDWRIHGIIKHGGEKPNIIPAYTELEYYLRTPSRKDLPTIKAKAEMCFRSAAMATGCEVELEFARNAFHNVLRNPTLCGLHEVNGKALGMEFTTDEEVLKNTSGSTDFGNVSFIVPGIHPYFYIGSDALNHTEEYTVAAGDDKAQFYTLRAAKALAMTALDVLLCPELLQRAREDLKEANLKEERALRGASEAKHCGGAAQH, encoded by the exons ATGGCTCAGCACACTACAGATACGCTCGTGGAGCTAAAACAAAAAGTTGGCAGTTGTATCGACGAAGCCAAAGACAGGCTTCATCGTCTTAGTAAAGACATATGGAGTTGCCCAGAACTCGCATATGAAGAAAGAAAGTCTCACGACAGGTTAGTTACATTTTTCTCAGAGGAGAAGGGATGGACTGTGGACAGTCATTTTAAGCTCGAGACAGCATTCCGTGCCATATGGGGACCTGCCGGTGGCAAGGAGAACAATAATGTCATAAATGTTGGTTTCTTGACTGAATACGACGCACTGCCGGGCATTGGACATGCATGTGGCCATAACCTCATTGCGGAAATAGGAGCTGCTGCAGCGATCGGATTAAA agcTTTGGTAGAACGCACACCCGATTTTCCCGTCCCTGTACAG GTGACAGTGTTGGGAACCCCagcagaggaggatggagggggtaaaATCGACCTGATAAGGGAGAGGGCGTTTGATGGCATGGACGTGGTATTCATGGCTCATCCCTCTCAGGAGGATGCTTCCTGGCTGCCAGATGTGGCTGAACATGA TGTCGTAGTGAGATACCGTGGCAAGGCATCTCATGCTGCAGCCTATCCCTGGGAAGGGGTCAACGCGCTGGACGCTGCTGTGCTTGCCTACAATAACCTTTCAGTGCTCAGACAGCAACTCAAGCCAGACTGGAGAATCCACG GTATCATCAAGCATGGAGGGGAGAAACCCAACATCATCCCCGCCTACACAGAGCTGGAGTACTATCTCCGAACTCCCTCACGTAAAGACTTGCCCACCATCAAGGCCAAGGCTGAGATGTGTTTTAGATCCGCTGCCATGGCAACTGGCTGTGAA gttgaACTGGAGTTCGCAAGGAATGCCTTTCACAACGTCCTGCGGAATCCCACCCTGTGTGGGTTGCATGAGGTAAACGGCAAGGCTTTGGGGATGGAATTCACTACAGATGAAGAGGTCCTCAAAAACACCTCTG GCTCCACAGACTTTGGCAATGTGTCTTTTATTGTACCTGGAATCCACCCTTACTTTTACATTGGCTCAGATGCTCTAAACCACACAGAGGAATACACCGTAGCTGCTG GTGATGATAAAGCTCAGTTCTACACCCTGCGGGCGGCCAAGGCACTGGCCATGACAGCACTGGATGTGCTGCTGTGCCCAGAGCTGCtgcagagagccagagaggacTTAAAGGAGGCTAACCTAAAGGAGGAGCGGGCCCTGAGAGGGGCCTCAGAGGCCAAACATTGTGGAGGGGCAGCCCAGCACTga
- the LOC115194401 gene encoding proline-rich nuclear receptor coactivator 1 — MCPPSPPSRDFEVMLGESLSHPIKNNKPSVLTSHHVGASLSKPRQAMLKKGGRKLRSTMLGLQRTHQQKPMRNNPMHLADNNVAVSKSPVQSAELTTNRTQATALTLHNIKQGTKKELLKSKSVRVERATGPAGQSVHNLNRHNQAAQNLNTRSHRRRHANAPGNALSVMKSHSSCHQKPPSAPFQLLCGEEKKPFNSANSAKIVNVFPAELVPEEELKDGEKIYAGAKFSEPPSPSVLPKPPSHWVGETVPQHSDHNREKMTFHLKSLLKVQDKP, encoded by the exons ATGTGTCCTCCCTCGCCACCTTCACGGGACTTTGAAGTCATGTTGGGCGAATCACTAAGTCACCCTATTAAAAACAATAAGCCATCCGTTTTGACATCCCACCATGTCGGGGCCAGCCTAAGCAAACCAAGGCAAGCAATGTTGAAGAAAGGTGGGAGGAAACTGCGTTCGACAATGTTGGGGTTACAGCGAACACACCAGCAAAAACCGATGAGAAACAACCCCATGCATCTGGCAGACAACAATGTCGCAGTTTCGAAATCCCCAGTACAGAGTGCCGAGCTCACGACCAACCGGACCCAGGCGACTGCGTTGACCCTTCACAATATTAAGCAGGGAACAAAGAAAGAG CTACTGAAATCAAAAAGTGTGAGAGTGGAGAGAGCCACAGGACCAGCAGGCCAGTCTGTCCACAACCTCAATAGACACAATCAAGCTGCCCAGAATCTGAACACCCGGAGCCATAGGCGCAGGCACGCTAATGCACCTGGCAATGCTCTCTCAGTAATGAAAAGCCACAGCAGCTGCCACCAGAAGCCACCCTCTGCTCCCTtccagctcctctgtggagaagaGAAGAAGCCCTTCAACTCAGCTAACAGTGCCAAGATTGTGAATGTATTCCCAGCTGAGCTTGTACCCGAGGAGGAGCTCAAAGACGGAGAGAAGATCTATGCTGGAGCTAAATTCAGCGAGCCCCCGTCTCCAAGTGTCCTGCCCAAACCACCCAGTCACTGGGTTGGTGAGACTGTCCCCCAACATTCCGACCACAACCGAGAGAAAATGACTTTTCATTTGAAGTCTTTGCTGAAGGTTCAAGATAAACCATGA